The DNA sequence CGCCGCCGCCGTCGTAGACGAGGTAGATCGGCTCGGTGTTGCACTGGGTGGCGGCGGTGAGCGAGACGCGGTCGCCGACGATGCCGGACATGGTGTTCTCGTGCGGCAGCACGATGCCCGCGTCCGGGTCGACCAGCGCCAGGGCGCCGACCAGGCCGCGGGTGACGGTCTCGCCGTCGGCGAGCTCGTACGCGTACAGCGCGGGCTCGGCGTCGGGGCGCAGCACGCCCTCCGCCCGCCACCGGCCGAGCAGCGTGGCGGCCGCGTCGTAGCGCGTCCCGCCGCCGTCCTCGGGCTCGCGTGGCAGGATGAGACGGACGACGTTGTACGGGCTGAGGCTCTCGTAGTGCCGCACCCCGGCGTCGTCGATGACGTCGTACGGCGGCGACGTGAGCGGCCCCAGCGGGCCGGTGACCGTCTCGTCGTACCGCAGGGCACGGAACGGCGCCAGCTCCAGACCGCTGGGAGAGGGGACGGCAGGCTCGGCCGGGGAGGTCATGCCGCGCATCGTACGACCGCCCGCGCGCCACCCGGCGCCGGGGCCGCGAACGACGGAAGCCGAGGAGGCGACAATGGCCGACGACGAGTGGGACGACGAGGACCAGCCCGCCCGGCCGCCGTTCGCCGACCTGCCCCCGCCACCGCCGGACGTGGTGCCGTCGGGCGAGGTCTACGACTGGTACCAGCGCGGCGTGACCCTGCTCCAGAACGGCGACCTGCACGCCGCCGTCGAGGTCCTCTCCCGCGCGAGCAGCGCGGTGCCGGACTCGCGGTCGGTGCTCGAGGCGCTGGCGCGGGCACAGTTCGACGCGGGGATGTTCGCCGAGGCGAAGGTGAGCTTCGAGAAGATCGTCGCCGTGAACCCGGCCGACGACTACGCGCAGTTCGGGCTCGGCCTCGCGGCGGCGCGGGTCGACGACCTGGACACGGCGATCGAGCACCTCGCGCTGGCGGCGGCGATGCGGCCGGACATCGCCTACTACGCGACGGCGCTGCGCGGGGCGCGCGCGACCAAGGCCGCCCGCCGGTGACCCTGCGCGGCTGCGCGCAGCCGCTCTGCGAGGCCTACGACGCGGCGCTGCTCGACCTCGACGGCGTCGTCTACCGCGGCACCGAGCCGGTACCGGGCGCGGCGGCGGCGGTCGCGGCGGCGCGGGCCGCCGGGATGGAGGTGGCGTTCGTCACCAACAACGCCTCCCGCACGCCCGAGGCGGTCGTCGCGCACCTGGCGTCGGTCGGCGTGCCCGCGCGGGCGGACGAGGTCGCGACGGCGGCGCAGGCGGCGGCGACGCTGCTGCGCTCGCACGTGCCGGCCGGCGCGCGGGTGTTGGTCACCGGCGGCGAGGGGCTGCGGGTGGCGGTGGCGGCGGCCGGGTTCGCGGTCGTGGCGAGCGCCGTCGACGCGCCGGCCGCGGTGGTGCAGGGCTACGACGCCGGGCTCGGGTACGCGGACCTGGCCGAAGCGGCGCTGGCCGTCCGCCGCGGCGCGACCTGGGTCGCCTCGAACCTCGACGCCACCATCCCCACCGCTCGCGGCGAGCTGCCCGGCAACGGCGCGCTGGTCGCCCTGGTCGCGCACGCCACCGGCCGCCGCCCGGACGCCACCGCCGGGAAGCCGGAACGCGCGTTGCACGAGGAGTCGGTGCGGCGCGTGGGGGCGCGGCGGCCGATCGTGGTCGGCGACCGGCTGGACACCGACGTCGAGGGCGCGAACCGCGTCGGCTGCGACAGCCTGCTGGTGCTGACGGGGGTGACCGACGAGGCGGCGTTGCTGGCGGCGCCGCCGGAGCGGCGGCCGACGTACGTGGGGCGCGACCTCGGCGCGCTGCTCGTCGCGCACCCGCCGGACGACGGGCTGGCCGGCCTGCGCGAACGCTGCGCCGCGGCGTGGGCGGGCTAGAGGAGGCTGCGGAGCTTCAGCAGGTCGGTGATGCTCGCGTCGACCTTGACCCGGCCGGACGCCCAGGCGGCGGGGAAGCTCAGCTCGCCCTTCGTCAGGGCGACGAGGTCGTCGCTCGACGCCTTGAGCCGGATCTGCCCCTCGTGGCGGCC is a window from the Mycobacteriales bacterium genome containing:
- a CDS encoding HAD-IIA family hydrolase, yielding MTLRGCAQPLCEAYDAALLDLDGVVYRGTEPVPGAAAAVAAARAAGMEVAFVTNNASRTPEAVVAHLASVGVPARADEVATAAQAAATLLRSHVPAGARVLVTGGEGLRVAVAAAGFAVVASAVDAPAAVVQGYDAGLGYADLAEAALAVRRGATWVASNLDATIPTARGELPGNGALVALVAHATGRRPDATAGKPERALHEESVRRVGARRPIVVGDRLDTDVEGANRVGCDSLLVLTGVTDEAALLAAPPERRPTYVGRDLGALLVAHPPDDGLAGLRERCAAAWAG
- a CDS encoding tetratricopeptide repeat protein — protein: MADDEWDDEDQPARPPFADLPPPPPDVVPSGEVYDWYQRGVTLLQNGDLHAAVEVLSRASSAVPDSRSVLEALARAQFDAGMFAEAKVSFEKIVAVNPADDYAQFGLGLAAARVDDLDTAIEHLALAAAMRPDIAYYATALRGARATKAARR